Part of the Microcebus murinus isolate Inina chromosome 19, M.murinus_Inina_mat1.0, whole genome shotgun sequence genome, ATATTggcaaaaaaatggaaacaatccaactGTCCAGAAATTGAAGAATGGATAACATACCAAATGATATACCAAATATGTTATATTCTAACAATGGAATAACCTttaaccataaaaaggaatgaagttctgatacatgctataacatgaacctcaaaaatattatgctaagttaaaaaagccagacacaaaagaccactattgtatgattccatttacataaaggCACAGAGGAATCCACAGAGACCAAAAGTAGACTGGTGGGTGCAtatgtttggggaaaaataagaGGTTGAGGGTAAAGgatattggtttttgtttttttgagttgatgaaaatgttctaaaattgattgtgttgATGGAtacacaactctgtaaatatactagaAACTAtttaattgtatacattaaatgggtgaattttatggtgtatGAATTATATATCAGCAAAGCTGTTTTTCAAAGGGTGAAATAAGGAGAAATTGTACATGATggcatttgcttttttcctttgtcaCCTTGGCTAGAATATGACTAAAGTAGATAACAGATGCTTATGAAGCACTCCTGTGGCAtcaagaaaacttatttttttcctagttgcCAAACCATCCCAACTCAATATCTTTCTTTAGAGATGAGCCTGCCTAACTTACTTGGCCGTAACTGGGATTcagaaggagaaaacaaaccAGGTCACTGCTCTTTGCTGAGACGTTAAAGGCAAGGAAGAACTAAGGAGGGGGTGGGGTTCTGTAAAAAGGTGAGAGGGTAAAACACTGTCCAACAGAAATTACTCAAGGACACAAGAAGCTTGGTACTCAGATTTCAGTCATCCGCTGATTTACACTCTGATATAAACTTCTCTTGCTCTTATTCCTGAATCAGCAGTATAACAGCATTTTCTGTGTTGTAGTGGGGGTTATCATCTTAAAAAGTAGGGACTTGGTCCTACATGTGAGTTGCTGCTATGCTGGAGAACAGCTGCAGGGCGCCAAGTTGAGACTGAGAATCAAGCAGAATTCAGAGCTCTCAGTGTCAAAGGGACATAAGCCCCTGAATTCACAGTAATCTTCCTAAAGGATGTGGTTGGGTGTTTTAATAAATCTCCTCTGGTTATTAAGGGACATTGGGCTATACAGGCTTGGAGGACCAGAGTTTCCAGCTATAATATATGCTGCAGGACTTTGGCGCTGGGAAAGCAGACAATGTGGAAcaacaaataagataaatgagtcactgaggcaggaaggatcaTTGTCTTCAGCAACAGGAATGCCGACACAAgtagtcaatatttattgagcagggcaggggtgagTCATGGTTTATGGAGGCTTCTGCTGGCTGACTGTTGAACTGAGCTCGTGAAAATTGTAATGCTGACACCACAGAATTTGAGTAAGAAGGTACAATCAGGAACTCTTCAAGGAAATGCTTTAGACACCAAGGCCTGCCATCACCCTTAGAAATCCCTCAGCAGCCTCTAATTTGTCATGGACATGAATCCCCACTCCATGGATGTTGGGAAGAAGATCCAATCAAAGGGTTTCCTTCAGGCAAGCCAGGTATCTTCATAACTCTGCAAAGTAATGAATCAAGCAGAAGCTGAGATTTTTCCTAAGTGTAAAGGGACCCTAAATGGAAATTCAGGAGGTACAATTGACTAGCACTCTCTTCCTGGTTCACTGGAAGGAATCATCAAATTGAAGGGGAAGGACGTTGGGAGATGGGTCGGGAGGGAGCAGTGGTCAGAACACATCTGCCTAGAACCTGGTTATCTGCTTTGTAACATGCAGAAGTTGTACTTCCCAGAAGGGTGAGGGACCCGCCCCAAGAGAAGGTCATTGGGACAGAGACATCAGTGGCAGGAAGAAAGAGTGTCCTTCTCACCTGCTTCTCGAAACTGCTCTTTGGTTTCCACCACTGGAAAGCTATCAGTTGGTTCCTTGTGTCTTCTGGTGCTCTCTGAAGTTGGGCGGTAGTTAGAGGAGGAAGATTTGTGCTTCTGGATCTTCCACCATCTCCCCAAACCCAGAAGCACAAGCTCCAAAAGAGTAAACAGGAGACAGAACCCACTGACCCCAAACATGGTCTTTAGGAAGATGGTCTTCTCAGAGGGGCGGGACAGAGTACAGGTTATACTACCAAGGCACGGCTCTCGACGACATGCAAAAGAGCTGGGCACCTGGAACCCATACAGATGGTActgccctcccagggctgcccccTCAAGGGCCAGTCGAGCCCCCAGCTGTGCCACGTAGGCCCAGAGCAGCCGGGGGCTTCCAGCCCCTGGGGCACCTCTGCCGCTCTGCCCTGCGTGGAGCAgggtctcctcctccttcttcaccTTTCCTGATTCTTCCCAGCGCCAGATCACATGATACAGGGTGAAAGCCACGTAGAGGGCGCTGGGAACAGCCACCAACATGACCTGGAAGGTCCAGAAGCGCAGTGGGGAGAGAGGGTGGAAGGCGTCAAAGCAGGCGGCCTTGCAGCCGGGCTGCTGGGTGTGACACACAAATTCACTCTGCTCATCGCCGTAGACGCCAGGCCCGCTGGCAGCCAGCAGCGCGAGGCGGAATCCCAGGAGCACGGGGAGCAGGAGGCGTCCCACGGGGGTGGAGTGCCCCGCCTCCTCCGCCAGCAGCCGCCGCAGGACGCAGCCACACATCCTGCTACAGAGCAGAGGACAGTCATCAGCCACTGCACGTGTGTCACAGTCATCAGCCACTGCACGTGACTGGAGCTCCTGTAGAGGGAGCTCCAGTCCGCCTTATCACTCCCAATCCAAGGATGGGAAGGCAAGCCTATTTGCTCCTCTCCAAGGATCTGGTTGATCAAATAGCAAGACTCTGAACTTATTTACTA contains:
- the LOC105868420 gene encoding gap junction gamma-3 protein-like, whose protein sequence is MCGCVLRRLLAEEAGHSTPVGRLLLPVLLGFRLALLAASGPGVYGDEQSEFVCHTQQPGCKAACFDAFHPLSPLRFWTFQVMLVAVPSALYVAFTLYHVIWRWEESGKVKKEEETLLHAGQSGRGAPGAGSPRLLWAYVAQLGARLALEGAALGGQYHLYGFQVPSSFACRREPCLGSITCTLSRPSEKTIFLKTMFGVSGFCLLFTLLELVLLGLGRWWKIQKHKSSSSNYRPTSESTRRHKEPTDSFPVVETKEQFREAGEKDTLSSCH